A genomic region of Tigriopus californicus strain San Diego chromosome 1, Tcal_SD_v2.1, whole genome shotgun sequence contains the following coding sequences:
- the LOC131881709 gene encoding leukocyte receptor cluster member 8 homolog has protein sequence MSGAWGPGGGPRGPPHPPNWGYGGWAPPPPPGPGPMMYGPPGGPSGYYGGWPAHSAYMAPYGAGWGSNPNEPGIPGEEPPAPPGAEAAPGGPAPPSTESGPPALPPAPMDMTPASCVNGVQFNIHGQRIPGFNPVPTQLLAHPGLGGQGGGGKKKNKRKKAQRPNGGGWASPAGPTVATQSLQSEASMPTTGTVASAASLSAPVQSPGVAAAGLSLAAASGNNAKEWPPSLQEYVNRCFTKCATDVDKDQVQIILKGKITKAASDGTLWNKDWANEPLPSTLSTDFLQKKEPATLQPALGANQSMASRLGNSRGFGRNRFSGAGPSARSPPRRRRRDSSSSNSSRGSSSRRPGRRGAASPDYGKNPNCIPLGKAGKGKNVGKSAKKLKKEAQSQQERLLTQSTNGSTPYFYTNKGRGRGQMTLDADLATRERKQKRAARFLESAKRTSKKSSSIQLSKLNNQLLDFEESNLHWEDMHIVGTCQDLEKRYLRLTSAPEPHMVRPVSVLKKSLIMVTNHWKLKQDYHYACNQMKSIRQDLTVQGIRDTFTVKAYETHARIALEKGDYTEYNQCQSQLKVLYNDIGGDNRLEFTSYRILYYMYTNDNADLTSSLAELTKEQKTDPCIAFALKLRSAWSFRNYNKFFKLYLEAPKMSGFLIDWFVGRERKKALTSIIKAYRISVPVSYVVSQLAFANLEEWVKFSEPFNLKFSDPSKSILDCKASMACLAELQ, from the exons ATGAGTGGCGCTTGGGGGCCGGGTGGGGGGCCGCGAGGTCCGCCTCACCCGCCCAATTGGGGCTACGGCGGCTGGGCTCCGCCTCCGCCGCCGGGACCCGGTCCTATGATGTACGGACCGCCGGGAGGCCCGTCGGGTTATTATGGCGGCTGGCCGGCTCATTCGGCTTACATG GCTCCGTACGGCGCGGGATGGGGCTCGAATCCCAATGAGCCCGGTATTCCGGGCGAAGAACCGCCCGCTCCACCCGGGGCTGAGGCTGCGCCCGGTGGTCCAGCTCCGCCCAGCACTGAGTCGGGTCCTCCCGCTTTGCCGCCCGCTCCAATGGATATGACTCCGGCCTCGTGCGTCAATGGGGTCCAATTCAATATCCATGGCCAACGCATCCCGGGCTTTAACCCAGTTCCCACGCAATTGTTGGCCCATCCTGGGCTTGGAGGTCAAGGCGGGGGCggcaagaagaagaataagCGGAAGAAAGCCCAGCGACCCAATGGCGGAGGGTGGGCTTCACCTGCGGGTCCCACCGTCGCTACCCAGTCACTTCAGTCAGAAGCGTCTATGCCTACCACCGGGACTGTGGCCTCGGCCGCCTCGCTCAGTGCACCGGTGCAGTCGCCTGGTGTAGCGGCAGCGGGCCTAAGTTTGGCTGCGGCTTCGGGCAACAATGCCAAGGAGTGGCCGCCTTCTCTGCA GGAATACGTAAACCGATGTTTCACCAAATGTGCCACTGACGTCGACAAGGACCAAGTTCAAATCATTCTGAAGGGTAAGATCACGAAGGCAGCCAGCGATGGAACATTGTGGAACAAAGATTGGGCCAACGAGCCCTTGCCCAG CACATTAAGTACGGATTTCCTGCAGAAGAAAGAACCGGCCACTCTCCAGCCAGCCTTGGGAGCCAACCAATCTATGGCCAGCCGATTGGGCAATTCCCGCGGTTTCGGACGGAATCGCTTCAGCGGAGCCGGCCCCTCGGCTCGATCCCCACCTCGTCGCCGGCGACGCGACTCCAGTAGCTCGAACTCTTCTCGTGGTAGCTCTTCTCGTCGACCGGGTCGTCGTGGTGCCGCGAGTCCGGACTACGGCAAGAACCCCAACTGCATCCCGTTAGGTAAAGCCGGAAAAGGGAAGAACGTTGGCAAATCGGCCAAGAAGCTTAAGAAGGAGGCCCAGAGTCAGCAAGAGCGTTTGCTGACTCAGTCGACCAATGGTAGCACGCCCTATTTTTACACCAATAAGGGTCGCGGGCGCGGCCAGATGACATTAGACGCAGATCTGGCCACTCGCGAACGAAAACAGAAACGAGCCGCCCGATTTTTGGAGAGCGCCAAACGAACCTCCAAGAAGAGTTCATCGATTCAATTGTCCAAGTTGAACAATCAGTTGTTAGACTTCGAAGAGAGCAATCTCCATTGGGAGGATATGCATATCGTGGGCACCTGTCAGGACTTGGAGAAGCGATACCTTCGATTGACTTCGGCCCCCGAACCCCACATGGTCAGACCCGTGTCCGTGCTGAAGAAAAGTCTGATCATGGTGACCAATCATTGGAAACTGAAGCAGGACTACCATTACGCTTGTAATCAAATGAAATCGATCCGGCAGGATTTGACG GTTCAAGGAATCCGAGACACTTTCACTGTGAAGGCCTACGAAACGCATGCACGGATTGCATTGGAGAAAGGTGATTATACAGAGTACAACCAATGCCAGAGTCAGCTGAAGGTGCTTTACAATGACATTGGCGGAGACAACCGCCTTGAGTTCACTTCCTACCGGATCCTCTACTACATGTACACCAACGACAATGCAG ACCTGACTTCGTCCTTGGCTGAGCTGACAAAAGAGCAGAAGACAGATCCGTGCATTgcctttgctttgaaattaaGGAGCGCCTGGTCGTTCCGAAACTACAATAAGTTCTTCAAGTTGTATTTGGAGGCTCCTAAAATGTCCGGTTTCCTCATCGATTGGTTCGTGGGTCGGGAGCGGAAGAAGGCCCTTACGTCAATCATTAAAGC GTATCGCATCTCAGTCCCAGTGTCCTACGTTGTCAGTCAGTTGGCCTTTGCCAATCTCGAAGAATGGGTCAAGTTTTCGGAGCCCTTCAATCTCAAGTTTTCCGATCCATCCAAATCCATTTTGGATTGCAAGGCTAGCATGGCTTGTCTGGCCGAGCTGCAGTGA